The window TGAAAACAACGTTTCTTAGCGTACCAATCATATTTTGTTTATACATAATCTTTCTTAAAACCTGTATACCATCATCAACCCATTGGCATCACTTGACGAAGAAAATGATTGTAATGCCAGTGTCCCGTTACCAATATTATTACCAAGCCTACCACCCACACTTCCTGAAGGCACTACCGCAAGGATGATACCACCCGTTGCAATGAATACCGCGGAAACCACGGCGGTTAAGACAGACATTTGATAAGCATCCTGTGTTTCCTTTTTAAACTTTTCAGTATTCTCCGGTGTTACTGCTGCATCATAATCCTTCTGTGCATCACGCTGCCTGCCGGAGTATAATAAACTTCCCCCCGCAACTAAACCGCCAACACCGATCAATGTCCATGCAGCCGTCTTTAAAGAAGCATTTGACGATGAATTTTGCTGTTGTTGCGCTCCCTGTGGCGTTGCGATACTCGCATTCTGTATAGCAACATCTTTATCTATTTCATCCGGCTTCAATGCAGCTCTTACGATTTGCATAGCAAGCTCTTCCACCATATTCCCAAGTTCAGACTCATTCTCGCATTTAACACTTGCCCCGGTTATAGCTTCACCCGTTGCCACATCGATTAACCGTGAACTGATACTAATAGTTTTCCCTAACTGCGTTATACTCCCGATGACAATAGCTTTTGCGCCAATCATTTTCCCAACCTGCTGCGCGGTATTGGTATCAATTACTCCGGTAGCACCTAAATTCATCTCAACCAACGCTTTATCAAGTTGTGAACGCTCAACTACCCTAAGATTTCTTTGTTTTGCCAACTGTGTGGAGATAATCTCAGGTATGGCTTTCCCCATATACTCCCAATTTT is drawn from Elusimicrobiota bacterium and contains these coding sequences:
- a CDS encoding FlgO family outer membrane protein, whose amino-acid sequence is MLKKVLSSFVLCVFVFSVFPVNVNAAEGGVVVDKERVSLAVLNFKNDSPNKNWEYMGKAIPEIISTQLAKQRNLRVVERSQLDKALVEMNLGATGVIDTNTAQQVGKMIGAKAIVIGSITQLGKTISISSRLIDVATGEAITGASVKCENESELGNMVEELAMQIVRAALKPDEIDKDVAIQNASIATPQGAQQQQNSSSNASLKTAAWTLIGVGGLVAGGSLLYSGRQRDAQKDYDAAVTPENTEKFKKETQDAYQMSVLTAVVSAVFIATGGIILAVVPSGSVGGRLGNNIGNGTLALQSFSSSSDANGLMMVYRF